The following are encoded in a window of Acropora muricata isolate sample 2 chromosome 6, ASM3666990v1, whole genome shotgun sequence genomic DNA:
- the LOC136920446 gene encoding neuropeptide FF receptor 1-like — MTIYTTSLAAQVSITTVFSVLVLVGVIGNTLSCLVIILNRSMRTPMNYLILNLALADIMVTLFIAPRFIFIHSFDHPRGVIGSIICKFFTGGNFSWMGGSASVFSLVAISVERYFAVVHPYKTRGKLTTKKLHYVILACWVVAIVFNLPLFFIINYNEKIDFCTEYWPEEWMAKAYSSSWLVLFGVIPIAMMTALYVRVIRRLWIKPQDGPRVTQAAVLKSRKRVTKMVIMVSAVYSITWFPVLIIYMLNYYYKDQHYGNVTYVIAIVIVTFNSCVNPFVYAFCNGRFRSHLKKLFAFTCLKANQIRLEREKRDQTAMATTDSSNSQKRRQEFEMQI; from the exons ATGACGATATATACGACATCATTAGCAGCTCAGGTCTCCATAACAACAGTTTTCAGTGTATTGGTATTGGTTGGTGTGATAGGAAACACACTGTCTTGTCTTGTCATCATCCTTAACCGTTCCATGAGAACACCCATGAACTACCTCATCCTCAACCTTGCCTTAGCAGACATTATGGTGACCTTGTTTATCGCTCCTCGGTTCATTTTCATTCACTCGTTTGATCATCCCCGTGGTGTGATAGGCTCCATCATTTGCAAGTTCTTCACCGGCGGGAATTTCAGCTGGATGGGTGGCTCAGCCTCGGTATTTTCTCTCGTGGCCATTTCCGTGGAGCGCTACTTCGCTGTAGTGCATCCCTACAAAACACGAGGAAAACTCACCACCAAAAAGCTGCACTACGTAATACTGGCGTGCTGGGTGGTGGCCATTGTCTTCAATCTTCCACTGTTCTTTATCATCAATTACAACGAAAAGATCGATTTCTGTACAGAGTATTGGCCTGAGGAGTGGATGGCTAAGGCTTACAGTTCTTCTTGGCTTGTGCTGTTTGGTGTCATCCCGATTGCTATGATGACTGCACTGTACGTCAGAGTTATCCGTCGATTGTGGATCAAGCCCCAAGACGGTCCTCGAGTCACGCAAGCAGCCGTTCTTAAGTCACGCAAGCGTGTGACCAAAATGGTGATCATG GTGAGCGCTGTTTATTCTATCACGTGGTTTCCAGTGCTAATTATTTACATGCTCAATTACTATTATAAAGACCAACATTATGGCAACGTCACTTACGTCATCGCCATCGTCATCGTCACCTTCAACTCTTGCGTCAATCCATTCGTGTATGCCTTCTGCAACGGGCGCTTCAGAAGTCACCTGAAAAAGCTCTTTGCCTTCACGTGTCTAAAAGCAAACCAGATTCGACTAGAAAGAGAGAAGCGAGACCAAACAGCAATGGCCACTACTGACAGCAGCAACTCTCAAAAGCGTCGACAGGAGTTTGAAATGCAGATATAA